A stretch of candidate division WOR-3 bacterium DNA encodes these proteins:
- a CDS encoding response regulator has translation MILVVEDNKALRMILKKALQRAGYEVRVAENGEEGLKVLNEETPELIISDVVMPEMDGFEFIKKVREKFPIIPFIFLTVKSEIDEYSKGYELGATDYITKPFNGALLVKKVKKRLEASRLMKEIVDRKRSEVEIDKIFIVEFINTLKEQKVDCRLLISSPFGDGIVEIKGGKIKKSKIADLEGEKALSKIASLNKGEIKIEF, from the coding sequence ATGATTTTAGTTGTGGAGGATAATAAAGCATTACGAATGATTTTGAAAAAGGCACTCCAGAGGGCTGGTTATGAGGTCAGAGTTGCTGAGAATGGAGAGGAGGGATTAAAAGTGTTGAATGAAGAGACTCCCGAATTGATAATTTCAGATGTGGTGATGCCTGAGATGGATGGATTTGAGTTTATAAAAAAAGTGAGAGAAAAATTTCCAATTATCCCGTTTATCTTCTTAACAGTAAAGTCAGAGATTGATGAATATTCAAAGGGATATGAACTTGGAGCAACAGATTATATAACCAAGCCTTTTAATGGTGCTCTTTTGGTAAAGAAAGTAAAAAAGAGACTTGAGGCGAGTAGATTGATGAAGGAGATTGTTGATAGGAAAAGGAGTGAGGTTGAAATTGATAAAATTTTTATTGTGGAGTTCATTAATACCTTAAAAGAACAGAAAGTTGATTGCAGACTTTTAATTAGTTCGCCTTTTGGTGATGGTATTGTTGAGATTAAAGGAGGAAAGATAAAAAAGAGTAAGATTGCTGATTTGGAGGGAGAAAAAGCACTTTCTAAAATAGCTTCCTTAAATAAAGGTGAAATAAAAATTGAGTTTTAA
- a CDS encoding HAMP domain-containing sensor histidine kinase → MKGELSEREGLTLIVHEIKNSLSGLKMGLGMLSESKDKEVKEISEALLEELEYLRDITLDFLSLSGQFDLKLEEVDIEKLARESARIVIGNNNHVFFNFSEDFPQVLCDKNLIKSVLINLINNAYEEVGEEGKIEVGGRKKEGNMVEFWVKDNGKGIKGDVNSIFKKFKSRKKGGIGIGLYLVRKIVYEHFGKINVESIYGKGTKFIIEMPRDFHFVDRRSGKERRQIKGRRKEDG, encoded by the coding sequence ATGAAAGGTGAATTAAGCGAAAGAGAGGGATTAACTTTAATAGTTCACGAGATAAAGAATTCTCTTTCTGGACTTAAAATGGGGCTTGGGATGCTTTCCGAATCAAAGGATAAAGAGGTTAAAGAAATTAGCGAGGCACTTTTAGAAGAATTAGAATATCTTCGAGATATTACATTAGATTTTCTTAGCTTAAGTGGACAATTTGACCTAAAACTTGAAGAGGTTGATATTGAGAAGTTAGCAAGAGAAAGCGCAAGAATAGTAATAGGAAATAATAATCATGTTTTTTTTAATTTTAGTGAGGATTTTCCTCAGGTTCTTTGTGATAAGAATCTTATTAAATCTGTTTTGATAAATCTTATAAATAATGCCTATGAAGAAGTAGGAGAAGAAGGAAAAATTGAAGTAGGAGGAAGGAAGAAGGAAGGGAATATGGTTGAGTTTTGGGTAAAAGATAATGGGAAGGGAATTAAAGGAGATGTAAACTCAATTTTTAAGAAGTTTAAATCAAGGAAAAAGGGAGGAATTGGGATAGGTTTGTATTTGGTGAGAAAGATAGTTTATGAGCATTTTGGAAAGATTAACGTGGAAAGTATTTATGGAAAAGGGACGAAGTTCATTATAGAAATGCCCAGAGATTTTCACTTTGTTGATAGACGTTCAGGTAAAGAGAGGCGTCAAATTAAAGGTAGAAGGAAGGAGGATGGATGA
- a CDS encoding flavin reductase family protein: MEKIKVPISKANRLINSGNLILVTSSYKGKSNIITVAWHMPVSIKPPIIGVSIGTSRYSAELIKKGKEFIVNIPTWNLLDKVLYCGTHSGRDVDKFEKAKLTQQKPLRLSNTPKIGECIGAIECTLIDYKELGDHIVFFGEVLYVEAVKVLFKNEIWDPLKAELIYHLGGDVFMCSTGRVDKGEIKN, translated from the coding sequence ATGGAAAAGATTAAAGTTCCTATTTCTAAGGCAAATAGATTAATAAATTCGGGGAATTTAATACTTGTTACATCCAGTTATAAAGGTAAATCCAATATTATTACAGTTGCTTGGCATATGCCAGTTTCTATTAAACCACCTATAATTGGTGTTTCTATTGGAACGTCTAGGTATTCTGCAGAATTAATAAAAAAAGGAAAAGAATTTATAGTAAATATTCCCACTTGGAATCTATTAGATAAAGTCTTATATTGTGGAACCCATTCTGGTAGAGATGTTGACAAATTTGAGAAGGCGAAGCTTACACAACAGAAACCTTTAAGATTATCAAATACACCGAAAATTGGAGAATGTATTGGTGCTATTGAGTGCACCTTAATAGATTATAAGGAGCTTGGAGATCATATTGTATTTTTTGGCGAAGTTCTATATGTAGAAGCTGTGAAGGTTCTATTCAAGAATGAGATATGGGATCCTTTGAAAGCGGAACTTATTTATCATCTTGGTGGTGATGTTTTTATGTGTTCTACTGGGAGGGTTGACAAGGGAGAAATAAAAAATTAA
- a CDS encoding TatD family hydrolase, producing the protein MICDSHCHLQDKRFRGEIEKLIQEAKKVGVEKIIIPGWDLLSSKEAVELAWKFENVYAACGVHPHDAKFYDDVVEEEIRKLVKNKKVVAIGEIGLDYYRNISPKEIQIDVFKRQLKIAEENNLPVIIHTRDSIEDVIKIVKEFSCKGVFHAFNGSEDVAERVIEMSFYLGVGGVITYPNAKIAKVLKEISLDNVLVETDAPYLTPHPKRGKRNEPAYTIYVVKKITEIKNKSFEEVSNRIYDNTVNLFGINNSTKGGSNGKD; encoded by the coding sequence ATGATATGTGATTCTCATTGCCATCTCCAGGATAAGAGATTTAGAGGTGAAATAGAAAAACTCATCCAGGAGGCAAAAAAAGTAGGAGTAGAGAAAATAATCATTCCTGGTTGGGATTTACTTTCAAGTAAAGAGGCAGTTGAACTTGCTTGGAAATTTGAAAATGTTTATGCAGCTTGTGGAGTGCATCCTCACGATGCAAAATTTTATGACGATGTTGTTGAAGAAGAAATAAGGAAACTTGTAAAAAACAAGAAAGTTGTTGCAATTGGAGAGATTGGGCTTGATTATTACAGGAACATTTCACCAAAAGAGATTCAAATAGATGTTTTTAAAAGGCAACTTAAAATTGCAGAGGAGAATAACCTTCCTGTAATTATTCATACAAGAGATTCAATTGAAGATGTGATTAAAATAGTTAAAGAATTTTCTTGTAAAGGAGTATTTCATGCTTTTAACGGTTCAGAGGATGTAGCTGAGAGGGTTATTGAGATGAGTTTTTATCTCGGTGTGGGAGGTGTTATTACATATCCGAATGCTAAAATTGCTAAGGTCTTGAAAGAAATTTCTCTTGATAATGTTCTGGTAGAAACAGATGCTCCTTATCTTACTCCGCATCCAAAAAGAGGGAAAAGAAATGAACCTGCTTACACAATTTATGTGGTAAAAAAAATCACAGAGATAAAGAATAAAAGTTTTGAGGAAGTTTCAAATAGAATATATGATAATACAGTAAATTTGTTTGGAATAAATAATTCCACTAAAGGGGGCTCTAATGGAAAAGATTAA
- a CDS encoding twin-arginine translocase TatA/TatE family subunit, with protein MFGPIGWPEIILILLIALLLFGAKRLPEIGKSMGKAIREFKKSLRETSNELDEEEGNEASEEKDK; from the coding sequence ATGTTTGGACCAATTGGATGGCCTGAAATAATTCTCATTTTACTCATAGCGCTTCTTTTATTTGGAGCAAAGAGACTACCAGAAATAGGTAAGTCTATGGGCAAAGCAATAAGAGAATTTAAAAAATCTTTAAGAGAAACTTCTAATGAACTGGACGAAGAGGAAGGGAACGAAGCTTCCGAAGAAAAAGATAAGTAG
- a CDS encoding M48 family metallopeptidase has translation MEKRIHPLLDERLQEKAKAYEKERRKISLWGSIISSFFNLFFYFSGLSGKIAHSKVFSSVFILFVIYLLIYGITQDLITFPLSYISGFIIEKKFGFLKQSKKEWLKDHLKSFLISLIFSILIFGALLIIFEKFESLWWLVASSFMLLFSIAVSIVFPIWIMPIFHKYELIEDEELKKSLKEILEKGGLKFRGFFKEDTSRKTTKENAMLAGLGKTKRVILTDNLINNMKIDEIKAVLAHEVGHYKRAHIPKIIFTGLFFNLFSFYILHLTFSYFFPTFLKGFRDNIALLPMFLLFLSLIDLVFLKILQNFLLRLFEIQADKEALNLTEDPEAFKRAMAGLANRNLSNAYPGFLVKLIYYTHPPIGERLEMAEEFQKGR, from the coding sequence ATGGAAAAAAGGATTCATCCACTTCTTGATGAAAGGCTTCAGGAGAAAGCAAAGGCATACGAAAAAGAGAGGAGAAAAATCTCTTTATGGGGGAGTATAATTTCTTCTTTCTTTAATTTGTTTTTTTATTTCTCAGGTTTATCTGGGAAAATTGCTCATTCAAAGGTATTTTCTTCTGTTTTCATCTTATTTGTTATTTACCTTCTTATTTATGGAATAACTCAAGATTTAATAACATTTCCTCTTTCCTATATTTCAGGATTTATTATTGAAAAGAAATTTGGTTTTTTGAAACAGAGTAAAAAGGAATGGTTAAAGGATCACCTGAAAAGTTTTTTGATTTCTCTAATTTTTAGTATTCTTATCTTTGGTGCACTTCTTATTATCTTTGAAAAGTTTGAGTCACTTTGGTGGTTAGTGGCTTCCAGCTTTATGCTCCTTTTTTCTATTGCTGTTTCGATCGTCTTTCCTATTTGGATTATGCCTATTTTCCATAAATATGAGCTTATAGAAGATGAAGAATTAAAAAAATCTCTAAAAGAAATTCTTGAAAAAGGTGGGTTAAAATTTAGAGGTTTTTTTAAAGAAGATACGAGTAGAAAAACGACAAAAGAGAATGCAATGCTCGCAGGATTAGGGAAGACAAAGAGGGTTATTTTAACAGACAATTTAATTAATAATATGAAGATAGATGAAATAAAAGCGGTTCTTGCCCATGAGGTGGGTCATTATAAAAGAGCCCATATTCCAAAGATAATCTTTACAGGTCTTTTCTTTAATCTATTCTCTTTTTATATTTTACATTTAACTTTTAGTTATTTTTTTCCTACTTTCTTAAAAGGCTTTAGAGATAATATTGCATTACTTCCTATGTTTTTGTTGTTTCTTAGTCTTATAGATCTTGTTTTCTTAAAAATCCTTCAAAATTTTCTTTTGCGTCTTTTTGAGATCCAAGCAGATAAGGAAGCTCTTAATCTTACTGAGGATCCAGAAGCATTTAAAAGAGCAATGGCCGGACTTGCTAACAGGAATCTTTCCAACGCGTACCCAGGTTTTTTGGTTAAGTTAATTTATTACACTCATCCTCCAATAGGAGAAAGATTGGAAATGGCTGAGGAATTCCAAAAAGGGAGGTAA
- a CDS encoding oligopeptide/dipeptide ABC transporter ATP-binding protein — protein MDFKKKWLNNMERKGKLIRINDNKKEILLEVRDLKTYFPIFGGVFRRVVGFVKAVDGVSFTLKRGKVFGLVGETGCGKSTIGKTIVRLVHPKEGDIFYYDEEELEDGRKQRVKIDLPKLNRKELRYYRQKIQMIFQDPFSSLNPRFTVEEIIEEPLIVMFGKRKENKEIVKKLIRKVGLSEDCLYRYPHEFSGGQRQRIGIARALSTNPELIIADEPVSSLDVSIRAQVINLMQDLQKEFRITYIFISHDLSLVKHIAHEIGIMYLGKLMEVGSSEEIYKNPLHPYSKVLLSAVPEPNPKKKKEKIDLKGEVPSLLEKPSGCYFNPRCPIARKICEGDEEPPFFEVKKGHFVKCFFPGEF, from the coding sequence ATGGACTTTAAGAAAAAGTGGTTAAATAATATGGAAAGAAAAGGAAAATTGATTAGGATTAATGATAATAAAAAAGAGATTTTGCTTGAGGTAAGAGATTTGAAAACATATTTTCCTATTTTTGGAGGAGTTTTTAGAAGGGTTGTGGGTTTTGTTAAAGCTGTAGATGGAGTTAGTTTTACATTGAAAAGAGGGAAAGTTTTTGGTCTTGTCGGAGAAACAGGTTGCGGAAAGTCTACAATTGGAAAAACAATAGTTAGACTCGTGCATCCAAAAGAAGGAGATATTTTTTACTATGATGAGGAGGAGTTAGAAGATGGGAGAAAACAAAGAGTAAAAATTGATCTTCCGAAGTTAAACAGAAAAGAATTAAGATATTATCGCCAAAAAATTCAAATGATTTTTCAAGACCCATTTTCTTCTCTCAATCCAAGGTTTACTGTGGAAGAAATAATAGAAGAACCTCTTATTGTGATGTTTGGGAAAAGAAAAGAGAACAAAGAGATTGTAAAGAAATTAATAAGAAAAGTGGGATTAAGCGAAGATTGTCTTTATAGATATCCTCATGAATTTTCAGGAGGGCAAAGACAAAGGATAGGAATTGCAAGAGCTCTTTCTACAAATCCTGAGTTAATTATTGCTGATGAGCCTGTTTCTTCTCTTGATGTTTCTATTCGGGCACAGGTAATAAATTTAATGCAAGATTTGCAGAAAGAGTTTCGGATAACATATATTTTTATCTCTCATGATCTATCTTTAGTTAAGCATATAGCTCATGAGATAGGAATAATGTATCTTGGTAAATTGATGGAAGTTGGTTCTTCAGAAGAGATTTATAAAAATCCCCTTCACCCTTACTCGAAAGTTTTACTTTCAGCAGTTCCCGAACCTAATCCTAAAAAGAAGAAAGAGAAGATTGATTTAAAGGGAGAGGTCCCTTCTCTTCTTGAGAAACCCTCTGGATGCTATTTTAATCCGAGATGCCCTATTGCAAGAAAGATTTGTGAAGGAGATGAGGAGCCTCCTTTCTTTGAGGTGAAAAAAGGGCATTTTGTAAAGTGTTTTTTCCCTGGAGAGTTTTAA
- a CDS encoding ABC transporter ATP-binding protein, with protein sequence MSKELLRIENLNVHFEINGAKAKAVDGLDISIYEGEFLGLVGESGSGKSVTALSILRLIPDPPGKICGRIIFKERNLLELSWEEMRKIRGNKISMIFQEPMTSLNPLFTVGYQIMEPLIVHKNMNKKEAKEVAISLLRKVGIPSPELRINEYPHRLSGGMRQRVMIAIALSCEPEFLIADEPTTALDVTVQAQILRLISEIKNKKKESAILLITHDLGVVAETCVRVAVIYCGKIQEIARTITLFENPLHPYTKGLLESLPRLEERKNRLKVIPGNVPNIIEIPPGCPFHPRCKYKMPICERVVPELIKVEKEHSVRCHLYERRRID encoded by the coding sequence ATGAGTAAAGAGTTATTAAGAATTGAAAATCTAAATGTTCATTTTGAAATAAACGGTGCGAAAGCTAAAGCTGTGGACGGCTTAGATATTAGTATTTATGAAGGGGAGTTTTTAGGATTGGTTGGAGAATCTGGTTCTGGTAAATCTGTCACAGCGTTATCTATCTTGAGGTTAATTCCGGATCCTCCAGGAAAAATTTGTGGGAGGATAATTTTTAAGGAGAGGAATTTGTTAGAACTTAGTTGGGAAGAGATGAGAAAAATCCGAGGGAACAAGATTTCTATGATTTTTCAGGAGCCTATGACCTCTCTAAATCCTCTTTTTACAGTAGGTTATCAGATAATGGAGCCTTTGATTGTCCATAAGAATATGAATAAGAAAGAAGCTAAGGAGGTTGCTATTTCTTTACTAAGGAAGGTTGGAATTCCTTCTCCGGAACTTAGAATAAATGAATATCCTCATAGACTTTCTGGAGGGATGAGACAGAGAGTTATGATAGCGATTGCTCTTAGTTGTGAGCCTGAGTTCTTGATAGCTGATGAACCTACCACAGCCCTTGATGTAACAGTTCAAGCTCAAATTCTTAGGCTTATTTCCGAGATAAAAAATAAGAAGAAAGAATCTGCAATTCTCCTAATAACCCATGATTTGGGCGTTGTTGCAGAGACCTGCGTTAGGGTAGCAGTTATTTATTGCGGGAAGATTCAAGAAATAGCAAGGACAATTACTCTTTTTGAAAACCCTTTGCATCCTTATACAAAGGGTTTATTGGAATCTCTTCCAAGATTGGAAGAAAGGAAAAATAGATTAAAAGTAATACCTGGAAATGTTCCAAATATTATAGAGATACCCCCTGGTTGTCCTTTTCATCCTCGCTGTAAATACAAGATGCCTATTTGTGAGAGAGTTGTTCCAGAATTAATTAAAGTGGAGAAAGAGCACTCTGTTCGTTGCCATTTGTATGAAAGAAGGAGAATTGATTGA
- a CDS encoding ABC transporter permease subunit, protein MQKAFISPILVKKIKKFKSFKRGYYSLLIIGILYFLSFFSEFLINENAILIKFDNKIYFTPYSDVSFKKDIFKKEIEAKEEYLLWMNKEDTLSPENRKEFIYSREKYKRYEKIKRSFDNHRELKRIFEEEKRGDFVVLAPYPYGPNESLLGELGNRNPPTPPDRKHFLGTDDRGRDVLARLVYGFRIYMSFSLLLTLAEYGIGILFGALLGYFGGKVDFLGLRFIEIWASIPFLFTVMVISSIMIPNFAILIIVISLFAWISTARYIRAEFLREKAKDYVQAAIAIGVSDWKIIFSHILPNSLTPVISFLPFSIISGISVLASLDFLGFGLPEPTPSWGQLLSQGVANLNSWWLTLSPMVAMFLTLLLIAFIGEAIREALDPRVYTRMR, encoded by the coding sequence ATGCAAAAGGCTTTTATTTCACCCATCTTAGTGAAGAAAATAAAAAAATTTAAGAGTTTTAAGAGAGGTTATTATTCTCTTTTGATTATAGGAATTCTTTACTTTTTATCTTTCTTCTCCGAATTTTTGATAAACGAGAATGCAATTCTTATTAAGTTTGATAATAAAATATATTTTACCCCTTATAGTGATGTTTCTTTTAAAAAGGATATTTTTAAAAAAGAGATTGAGGCGAAAGAAGAATATCTACTTTGGATGAATAAAGAAGATACTCTTTCTCCGGAAAACAGAAAAGAGTTTATTTATTCAAGAGAAAAATATAAAAGATATGAGAAGATAAAAAGAAGCTTTGACAATCATCGAGAACTTAAAAGAATATTTGAAGAAGAAAAAAGAGGAGATTTTGTTGTTCTTGCTCCTTATCCTTATGGCCCTAATGAGAGCCTTTTGGGAGAACTTGGCAATAGAAATCCACCAACCCCCCCAGATAGAAAACATTTTCTTGGGACAGATGATAGGGGTAGGGATGTTCTTGCAAGGCTTGTCTATGGTTTTAGAATTTATATGAGTTTTTCTCTACTTCTAACCTTAGCAGAATATGGAATTGGGATTCTTTTTGGAGCTCTCTTGGGCTACTTTGGAGGAAAAGTCGATTTTCTTGGATTGCGTTTTATTGAAATATGGGCATCAATTCCCTTTCTATTCACTGTAATGGTTATTTCTTCAATAATGATACCAAATTTTGCAATTTTGATTATAGTTATTTCTCTTTTCGCTTGGATCTCAACAGCAAGATATATAAGGGCTGAATTCCTAAGGGAAAAGGCGAAGGATTATGTTCAGGCTGCTATAGCAATTGGAGTGAGTGATTGGAAAATAATTTTTTCTCACATTTTACCAAATTCTTTAACGCCAGTAATTTCTTTTTTGCCTTTTAGTATAATTTCTGGAATTTCTGTGCTTGCTTCTCTGGATTTTTTAGGATTTGGTTTGCCAGAGCCAACTCCAAGTTGGGGACAACTTTTATCTCAAGGTGTGGCGAATTTAAATTCCTGGTGGCTTACTCTTTCTCCAATGGTTGCGATGTTTTTGACTCTCTTGCTTATTGCGTTTATCGGCGAGGCTATTAGGGAAGCTCTTGATCCAAGAGTTTATACAAGAATGAGATAA
- a CDS encoding ABC transporter permease subunit, giving the protein MINYFIRRLLMVIPTFIGVTFIVFTITRFAPGGPVEMAILKYRQMQFQSEGGSTIGSGGTAISEEMVEKLKRIYGFDKPFYISYLLWLWKVVRFDLGESYTYSRPVWDVIRERFPISLRFGITGFLLSYLVCIPLGILKAIKHKSFFDFISSAIVFIGYAIPGWVAGIVLLVLFGGGSFLNIFPLGGIHSLDYENLTLIGKIWDNIHHMILPVFCYTLGSFATLTILMKNSLIENLAQDYVRTAFAKGLSERTVILKHVLRNSLIPIATGLGGVFSIILSGSFLIEKVFNIHGFGMLGYNSILDRDYPVMLGILVFSSVLYMIGNIFSDFLYCIIDPRIRLD; this is encoded by the coding sequence ATGATAAACTATTTTATTAGGCGTCTTTTAATGGTGATACCAACTTTTATAGGAGTTACTTTTATTGTCTTTACAATTACAAGATTTGCTCCTGGAGGACCTGTTGAAATGGCGATTTTGAAATATAGGCAAATGCAATTTCAAAGTGAGGGGGGTAGCACTATTGGTAGTGGAGGGACAGCTATATCTGAGGAGATGGTAGAAAAACTGAAAAGAATTTATGGATTTGATAAACCTTTTTATATTTCATATTTATTATGGCTTTGGAAAGTGGTTCGTTTTGACCTGGGAGAATCTTATACCTATTCAAGACCTGTTTGGGATGTAATTAGAGAAAGATTCCCAATTTCTTTAAGGTTTGGGATTACAGGTTTTTTGCTTTCATATCTTGTTTGCATTCCGCTTGGGATATTAAAAGCAATTAAGCATAAGTCTTTCTTTGATTTTATAAGTTCCGCAATAGTTTTTATAGGATATGCAATTCCAGGATGGGTCGCAGGGATTGTGCTTCTTGTTCTATTTGGGGGAGGTTCTTTTTTAAACATATTCCCTTTAGGTGGAATACATTCTTTAGATTATGAAAATTTAACTTTAATAGGGAAAATTTGGGATAACATTCACCATATGATTTTACCTGTTTTTTGTTATACTCTTGGGTCTTTTGCAACTCTTACAATTTTGATGAAAAATTCTTTAATAGAAAATCTTGCTCAAGATTATGTGCGAACAGCTTTTGCAAAGGGTTTATCTGAAAGAACTGTTATTTTGAAACATGTTTTAAGAAATTCTTTAATTCCAATTGCAACAGGTCTTGGAGGAGTATTCTCTATAATTTTATCAGGTTCTTTCTTAATAGAGAAAGTTTTTAATATTCATGGTTTTGGGATGTTAGGGTATAATTCAATCTTAGATAGAGATTACCCTGTGATGCTTGGAATTTTGGTCTTTTCTTCAGTTCTTTATATGATTGGGAATATCTTTTCTGACTTTCTTTATTGTATAATAGATCCAAGGATAAGGCTGGACTAA